From the Porites lutea chromosome 5, jaPorLute2.1, whole genome shotgun sequence genome, the window tcttcgatcatatttaagagccataatagctcttgatcaccgtagattagttaggcctaaaaaaaaaaatcaggccgaatttcttgcgttcgacaagtttactttaaaaaatttggcaacaaatctgggtgcgtgtaaccCAACCTTTTATGCCATTTAttcatcacatctgaggtgaaacagtactatgaggcactgtttttatcatacagaccttggacagacagcagtatttcacaattttgcaatacaaattgcactcattcaatataaAGGACGATGGAAgtacgcgtgggcttttagctaaaccgttgagaaaatttccaaaatcacctaaaCGGCCATCCGGTTGTGACTTTTGTAGTGCAAGCTGTGGCGAgagtttgaatgaacattaacagagttacggtccaacataataaagaatttaatatgtttattttttattttaaaatggtttaacgcgcggcattttgagtactactgcaagcgatgttcactgaaccactgaaaacaatcggcacaagagagactactaacaagcaataaaagaaatataattcggtgaaaaatatacagagacaacaagaggccattttacagttatgtaTGGAACCGAGGCTGGACTTGACCTTGTTTTGagacaaaccttcctgctttatcatgtaaatcaagttattcttatgctaaccagtatttttcacttacaatttccataacaaagcaaaggaggtttgtatcaaaacaaggtcaccgtgagcctcacattcactcgaaggctagggtGCTTAGTCCACAACTGAAAAATGGTctattttcattcaggaagacaagtattaaattgtctctaaaaatcctgagtcttccaagcttaaagcttaagttcaTGTTTTGAAACCAGTTTAAAccgcttcccggtgtttgctttttgcaaagacgaactcgagataagaaaatcgctcaaagctttctttttcagccagaattataactaaatattctttggaacgttttctttctatctgcgATGAGAAATTGTCTAAAGgctaaagttctgtaagcttatatcaaacctggtactcggtcagatcattgtctcaaatcttagaaacgtgcataaactaaataaacGCATAAACTACGTtcaacttcattaaattagatacaaaaaacaaacatctaatacaataattactctggcttaccattcgagatgcagctcctgaaaggtgtcaagtaaggccagtatcgttTCAGACTTtgaaaccctcttacgcatcaagcaaggtgtaAACGAAAAtaatgccatccgaaatcggatttccgaccttgacaagcgacgtatttcccaaccaaaaacccaataaacaaactagccatgaataacagaagactcctgatagcagctgaatttcattttgtacatccagtggaaaaagacagttaaaaacatcacaagttaacaaaaaactctgtcagcctcagctgtcaaagtaaacaagattcaagatgctgcataaattttccgcatgaactcacctgtcaaattttgaccaattagagcataaaaattgaacGTAGAACGTGACCAACGCTTGACTagggtgagaaaagtcaaaagcaactgtcttccctgccggtaacagctggctgaattttcgcgttcGAGGTCAGTTtgtaatcaaaattttaattgtacggtacataaacacaacatatttcatatgaatttaaaaaaaaaaaacttgagcctgcgatcacttcaaaaaatacttgacttCCATGGGTCGACACCTAAACCCgtgatacggtcaagtgatattagtcagcgggtaccctgttttgacagctgtcaattgatcaaaataTTGATGTCCAAtgtgtgtgcattatcagttttcctatgctcccaaactagctagaaagtatgaaaTGGACATTGTACTAGTAAAACAactaactggtcagcggacagctcctgttttgacagctgtcaattgaccatattgtgaatttCCTTATAAAAGATGTGGAcctgccaagacacgcctgagacacccctcccttccttttgatagcctcccctaccccacccgtacaatctgtagacgcgtacgctcggtcaatcacgtgacaaccaaacgaaaagaggttgaccgtGTTCCATGAGTATAGGGCTCTCTcccaggcgcgcttcgcgcgcgggagccccgctaaaaaAGATCCCGCCGGGTACCCGGGCCTGAAAGATGCCTGGGAAGCGGATATTTTAATAACGTGCGGGACCGggattttgctatttttattgggtTGGGATGCGGGAATCGTAAGGGAAAAGTAGCGGGAAACGGGaatgttttatttaaaattaaccAACGCTGACTGAAAAAATGAATCTTTTGTGTAGACCGATTTTGTGGTAGCCAAGTAAATGAAGCCCATCAAATTTTTCCATTATCACCTTTGCGTTTTTTCGTATTGTTCGTTTTTTCGGGAAAGAAGGCGCGCGCGAACCTTCAAAGGAAAAGTCTGGAGTGAGGTCGAAAAACGAAGAGTTTGACAATGGAGAGACGCGAAAAATATGCGGTTTTATACAGTCGTCGCGCGGAAGTCAGTCTTCCCCGAGAGGAAAAAAGGACTGTTTTGCAGACTTCTGCTTCTGCCACGTGCGCCTGTTGTTGCGTGGATTTAGGAATGGAAGAAAATAAGGAGATTTTAAACAGGAATGAGCACAAGTAGCGTTGCAAAAGAGGAAGAAATCCAGGACCAAGTCCAGAAAGATTGAAAAGCAAACTTCCGTATGGGTAGGGGGTGGGGGTCTTGTCCGCATTTGGTTGTGCTATTCGATTCCATGGCAGGTTCATGTTTCCATAAAAGAGAGAACATTTTCTCAGTCTATGCAACCAGTGCGTTCATTCCTATACATTTTCTGTGACCCGCAGTCAGCGTAGAAAATTGGCTTTATCGCCTAATGGAATCCAGCAGTGAAGCAATCGAAACATCCACCTAGCCAACTCAACTGGCAGGACTCAGATCGAAGTAAACCTTCTATTTTGTACTGATGCACCgacaaaaaaaggcaaaacaatcGATCCTCTTTTTTTCATCAATTCTCTCGTAGCCAAAAGAGGGCTGGTGCGGCATAATTTAAGTAAAGCATAGCTGGGCCATATGTAAAAGAAAATTGATACATAAGGTGCAAATTACAAGGATCTTTCCTTCTGGTGTCCTGCTCAAGTTTGTATTGCTTTCCTGAAATTCCACACGCATTTTACGTTAACAAAAAGTCAAGTTGGGAACATTTTAGGCTCAAAGCATGAAAGTAGAATCAGTGTCGGTTTAAAATTGGCCACAAACGTGAGACGTTTTAATTTATAAAAGGAGTGTATTCACAATTATAATGATGATCAttgatggtgataatgataaATAGAGACTATTAATTCAGTCTTTAAGGATACATATGTACATCTGTTATAAAATATTTCCTGTATCAAAGGCGTAATGCGAAAGGAGAAAGCCATTAGGAGAAGATGGCCGATACCCAAACCCcaccctcccccacccctccctaaTATCATTTCTAAGTGATCGGCATCGGTACTTAAACAAGGTGTATCATGGGCAATGTGAAAGTGGTGTAATATATGATTCCTTTTGTCTGGATATCTAAGCTTTGCTACATTGCCATTGTTCTTTATAATGTTCCTTCATACGTTCTGGTCGAGTTATTGCGCTACCTTTAGCTTTAATACAGGTATTTTTGTGTTTCGTGTCAATGAAAACCAGCTGCATTTATAACACCTTTAACCTTCAGTTCTAGTATACTGTGAACAAGGCGTTTCACTTAATCCTCTGAATTAACAGCAAGTATTAGTCCAGTTACCTGCCATTCTTCGATTTCTGTTTATTCAAAAGTTCTGTCCTCTTTTCCTTCGCAATATTTAAATTACCATTCGCCATTACCGTTGGTGCGACTTTAGTCGAATGGTAAACACTAGTTGTATTGTATATTCTCTTCTCTTCTTTCCACATTGAAGTGTCGTACTTCCTTCCTTGCCTTGCCACGAGAATGCATTCTATTAATTCATCGTTAAACTTAAACGGAACCTTATGAACAAAaagtttgtctttctttttttctcccaGTGCCCAGCGTAAATCTTGGAAGGTAATCCAACATAGCTGTCGCACCCATTTCCCACGACAGATGCCACGGGTTTCCTTACCAATCCAATACAAGGCCCGTGGTATCCAAGTTGGTTGATTTCCGTTGATTCCGCCTGGAACTCCTGGATGTCTTTGTAAAGATGAATATATCGTTTCATCTGGTATTTGAGAATCTTTTAAGAATTCATAGAAGTCTTTTCCTATTTGACTATAAAGAACAAACTCGACGAATTCTCTTATAGCAATAATATGTGTTGATCCTTTATAGATTGAAATATTGTGTGGTGGCggccctttttgtttttttgtattgtacATCCGGCGTTTCTTTAAtatgaaaacaaatttatttcggTATAATTGACTTTTGGGCATTGGAAAACTTTCTATGTTGTTAGTATTGTTAAGAGCTTGTAATGCTTTTACAACCTGCTTGTTATCATAAAGTGGAAAATCCTGTCCAACTAAACTAATGTAATATTTCCACTTAACTTGTGATTTCAAAAGCTCTTCCATGCAACTGAATTGAGCTTGAACTACAGTAATATGTCCCCAGAGGACGTCAACACTGTTTGCTGCGATAAAAACGTTTGGAAGGCAGCGTATAATGGCCTGTATCGCTTTACGGAAGACCTCTGGGGATTTCTTGTCGATGTGGATGCAGTAGACATTGTTTGGCATGTAAATAGCTCGTAGAATTCGGTCGAGCAGACGCGAACCTTTATAAACAGTGAGACTAAAAGCGATCGGAAGctgcttttcttcttttgacaCAGGGGGATGAACAAAACGAGTTTGTAAAACACTCGCGCAATCTTGATCAGGCCTGTAGATACTCAGAATGTCTGAGTCATTCGATGAGATTTGAgtctttttgattttttgctcTCCAGATATAAGCCTCTTGCATCTTTTCCACTTGGattcctaaaagaaaaatggtcgCCGCTAAGGTTACTGGATTAAAATGTTAACCCGTGGCATCTTAGTCATCTTACATAATCTTACCAATACAATAGTATAAACGCTTTAGGCTCTTTTTAACcgctctgtttttctttttgaaaaggcTTAGAATCAAGAAATACGGATGTTACGATCGGTTTTGGCCGCAGGAAAATTGGAGCGAGAGACATCCTCCCCGCTCTATACTCGCCCCATTTTTCGCGTGGTCTTTGACTCTCGACCGTttctcgttctttgctccgaaactgcaaggaaacgcttgccacaCAGAATACGGAAAAAATGAACCTGTAACTGCGCTATGCCGGTCTAATCACGTGTCTTAAGAAGCCCCGGCCCTGTAAAATGCCTCACAGAATCCCAGGGAAAACTATACTGGAATATATAGACTTACTTGTGTATTGAAATCTTAAGCAGCGTTGAAAGGGGAAACAAAATCCTTTAACTTGTATATAGCAGCATTCTACCTAACGAGTTGAAAAGCCACGTTCAAACTTCTCTTGTTACAAGTTTTGTGAATACGGGAGTCACATAATACACGTGATAAGTCACTTGCAGCAAAGCAAGTTTGTCTTGGGCCAGTAAAACGCGTAacattttgttgcaaaaagtagtaAGAACTCTCTCCTTTCCGCACCAACTTTTCGCAAACTGCATCAACCTGATTTGGTTCAAGACAGTTTGATTTGTGgttggtaaaacgcgcaacatggcTATTTAACTGGTTTTGAGGCAAGGTTGCAAAACAAgctgcacgtttttgttgcccgttttaccatAGTTTAAGGCTAAGCAAATCAGATAGGCATTAGCGACAAACCCTTAAGACGATGAATACTATCATTTTCACTCTTTACCTTTTCCTTCGGAGAATAATACCAATGAagaatctgataaaaaaaagaagaaaaagcataatattatatttcatatacataatatataaataatagAACTGTGTTGGTCTCTCTCGGCGATTTAATCGCACATCGCACTCCTTTTGCCTTTCCTCACTATTTTCCAAGCCCggatttttcttaaaataactattttttgaaagttattgtttttgggGTAATTCAAACACAAGAAACTTTAAGATTTTTACTGGAGCAACTCTATTGCTCATGACTGTAAGGTGGTTTGCCTTTCACTAAGACAAACTCTAGGTATGTGTGGGATTCCCTTACCTTCCCTTCGGTGCCCCTTCCCCTACCCTGACAAACtgtacggacggacgtacgggCGTCTGCTGACGCCATAAGCAAATTTTCTCGCATGGGTTATACCCACAATAAATGATCAGTTCACTCACAACATTAACAAGTGCGAACCGTTTCTATGCGAATGGATGGAAAATGATCTTTTTTctgggtttgtttgttttttttccaaacgaAATAGCCCATGATAATCCAGACTTTTATCTGGCCTTGGATTGTAGTAAAGGTACCCACCCTAAATGTCGGGTAGAGCGGTGCGTGCTGTTGAGTGACCCTATCGTCGATTCTCGCTTtcatatagagtgttttcacatgacgtcacggcggccacaTTGaagtcccaaaacaatgaaacggcggccatgttggtatCCCAAACTAATCctttgggagttgaactcttttcttatgcaaacccTTTCtcttgttccaataaatttgcatagatgctggccacgtgaatGGAAACACTCTATAAAATATGCTTGCAAAAATTGTGAAGGTTTCGCAGTTTGGTCTGGCATAGTGTGCCGTTATTCGCTAACTAAAGTACGATAAAGCTTAACGGATTGTTATAAAATAGAATAGTTTCTCAAATCCCTAGTTCTCGAAGAATACCATGGTTAAGATACAGAATAGTTACGGGATTATGATCTGAGATAGAGAAGAGGACAATTTTAGGCTTCGCTTCTTTCTAAACTGCGGAGAAATAGGTAAAAGGCGTAAACTCGAGATTGGCAGTATCAAAAATAATTGGTTAACCAGTTGCCTTTGTGTACCATCAACCGCTGATAATTAACGTATTGCGTCGACAGTTTGTAACCATTGTTAGTAAAGTTCGTGGAGAGAAAAATAGAGATCTCAGCTAAGAAATTAACTGACAAAACGCAAAACGTTTTAATTTGTTAACTGAAAGAACACATCACTGCGCGCGATACAAAAACTTCTACTAAAAAATGTTGCGTTTTGATCGTGATATATTTTTATGGACTGCCAACactctcttatttttcttttgagtccaGATATTTATAGAAAATTTTCAAGTCTAAATTTCTTTGGAACATTCGTCCCGCTAAACATATGACAGGCTCATATGTGACGTCATTAGCCAATTCGGGAAATGAAAATCGAAATTTTATGCGTGTTTACCCTTTTGTTAGGGCCGCCATTGTTTGTTGCATCTAACTGCAACGCATCTTATTGCCATGTATACTTTTAACAGCTGTTTCAGTTTGTTAAGTAGCATAAATATTACAAAAACTCCACTCTCGTGTACCTGTATATCAAGTTACGTGTTCCTTGATTTACGTCATAGTTCCTTAAACTACGTCACAGCTCctttgtttcccgagaggttTTGATGGAGTGCCCAAATGGTATGAACGTTTCAAAAAAATCACGTTTtgttcaaatcgcaaaattttttcgcagaaaTTTTCGTAGTAATGTGTACTTAATAGGTTATGGGCACTTAAAAACAATGCGTGCAGTAAAGTTCAAGGAGAAATCTAATCGGAGTTACCTTTGGTTTTTCCGTGAATGGACCACTAGGCCTTGCTTCATTaaattttggttttttgttgcttttcatCCTTTCATTGttacttgttttttgtttgttgcgTTCTTGCATTTCCTTTGGCGTAGGTGTCTTAGGGATatcctttttatttgtttcctgccgttttgaagcgttagATGCCTCTGCAGTTCCTATAACTTTAAGCCTTGGTGTACCGTGGACATTTTCGACCTTATCCTTTGAAGTATCAGTCCGATTACTCGACACTTTCGATTTTTGTTTAGTCGGAAGGCCTATCTCCTTTTCCTTCGCAGTATGCGGACGACCATTTTCCTTTACCGTTGGTGCAACAGTAGTCAAAATGCTAGTCGTTTTAGATATTCCCTTATCTTCTTTCCACGCTGAAGTAGCGTATTTCCTTCCTTGCCTTGCCACAAGAATGCATTCTATTAATTCCTCGCCGAAGTTAAATGGAATCTTATGAACAAAGAGTTTGTCTTTCTTATCTTCTCCAAGAGCCCAGCGTAAATCTTGGAGGGAAATCCAACATAGCTGTCGCACCCATTTCCCACGACAAATGCCACTGGTTTCCTTACTAATCCAATGCAAGGCCCGTGGTATCCATGTTGGTTGATTTCCGTTGATTCCACCTGGAACTTCCGGATGTCTTTGTAAAGATGAATATATCGTTTCATCCGGGACTTTAGTATCTTTTAAGAATTCATAGAAGACTTTTCCTATTTGGCTATGAAGAACAAACTCGACGAATTCTCTTATAGCAATGATATGAGTGGATCCTTTGTAGATTAAAATGTTATGTGGGGGCAGCACTTTTGgcatttttgttttataaacCTCACGGTCTTTCAGTATGTGAACAAATGTTGTTCGATCCAAATTATTTTTAGGGACGGGAGAACTTTGTATGCTGTTGGTGTTGTTAAGGCCTTGTAATGCTTGAACAATCTGCTTGTTATCATAAAGAGGAAAATCCTGTCCCACTAAACTTATGTAATATTTCCATTTAACTGATGGTGATTTTAGCAGCTCTTCCATGCAACTGAATTGAGCTTGAACTACAGAAATATGTCCCCAGGTGACGTCAACACTGTTTGCTGCGATAAAAACGTTTGGAAGGCAGCGTATAATGGCCTCTATTGCTTTACGAAAAACTGCTGAAGATTTTTTGTCGACATGAATGCAGTAGACATTGTTTGGCATGTAAATAGCTCGTAGAATACGATCAAACAGACGTGCACCTCTGTGAATAGTGAATCCAAATGCGATTGGTAACTGCTTTTCCTCTCTAGAAACTGGAGGATGAAGAAAGCGAGTCCTTAAAACATGCGTGCAATCTTCATCAGGATGATACTTGTCAAGAATATCTGTGTCATTCGACAAGGTTCCAGTCTTTTTCAGCATTTCTTCTCCAGATATAAGCCTCTTGCACCTTTCCCACTTGAACTCCTGCAATGAGTATTGCCACAAGTTACACATATAATGAACCTAGAATATGACCCCCTTCCAGCACACGTTTGAGCAGGTTCCAAATCGGGGAAtccataaacattttttttcccgacACTCATTCGACAAGGTTCGTTTCCACTTCGATTCCCACTTTGAGTATTGCCTCAAAGTACTCATATGAACTTGGCTGTGCCTTGCCAGAAAATCCCTAGTTTTAACTAGATCGTACGCGACTTCAGagtaagcggaatcagaactCTCTAGTTGAGCAGCCCTCCgtgcttctgattacgactcccaCTCCGATGCTGTCGCTATTGAAAAGATGTCttcaaaaacaattctctaGCTACAGTCCTTTAAATAGAGCATCATGAGTATTTTGGAGTTTGATTGCAATCTGCAATGCCTTTCTGGGTGGTGTAACCTGAGTATTAGGCCTAAGGGAGAAAGAGATATCTCTCTTCCCTCTTTCCCCAGTTAAGTTTAACTTGCTGTTTGAACTTGCAGAGATCGAAGAAAGTGCTGACTGAGGGGGCATTTAGCATAATATATAAGGCACAGTGCTAAATAAGGAAATACCACGTGGGGTAAACTGCAGTAATCTGCAGGCTCAAAGGTTAATGCTTGTcaacattaacttttattttattctaaaaTATCATAAACAGCTGACACTTAGGCCATTCTGGGTGGGGCTAAGAGACTCACATAAAGGCAGGTGGAGATTAAGCTTAAAAAGTATTAAATTGAATAATTTTCACTGTTTACCTTTTCCTGAGGAGAATAATACCATTTAGAAATCtgttaaggagaaaaaaatatatacgtAAAGAAATAAACCAATAAATCAACAAATGAAATCAAACGATTAAAAGAAATAGCATTTTAAACACGACGATCATATCGCTGACGTGAAGGCAAGTCGGATCGCTTATGTGACAAAAAGAGTTAGTCTCATCTTTTTGTTTATCCTGCGCAGCAGGCGCTAGGAATATATcggcgcaagaaagaacaggCGCGCGCGAGGGAAACACGCGAGCTCTCCCCTCgtgtgtctccctcgcgcgcgccgttctttcttgcgcccatttattcctagcgcctgctacgcgggctgctttttgttttactgaTATCTCCTACTCCTACATCACGAATATATAATCCAATCGGTCTAGGAGAAAGTGTCGAAAAGCGCCGCAGTAAACATCATTATTAAGTttatacaagagaggataaaggggacagagaaggcatcccccatacacaccctgttccataggtaattcgtctcgagttatttttggaatcgggataaagttacctcgcgcgctgcgaggatgtttcgtggaggttccgcatgactaaacgccgtgcaaaacatgtctggcgaaaggcaatgaaagcgtaaagagatcgagagcatttcggaatattgaagcgaaatgagtcggcgctcacctgggaaaatggaatcgctagactctttgacaacccgtgaaatcagtttaactcgaagttgtcgtaacctcagtgatttaataaaatgagaaatttcgccggtctattgaaagcggtcgtttatataataaagcaagtaggataccaagtgttatttttgttgaataataaaagactaataaaagaataaatatcaaaccagaaattgctctcttcaaactgtaaattataaatgatcccgAGAGAacattcagtgtgttaaggatttccctgctgtactgttagctctatacaagagaggaagggtgattcttttttaatttccgtttcgctgacacagcttgagcagaaatctctctttagtcgttttcgtcgacaaaacaaatagcaatatcgctctccgcgtcttctgccatttttttctgcgtcaattcgtgaaggacgcgtggctctaagcgtgggtcatccacgcggaacacattcgcgctatgtgattggccgtTGTCctatcccccttgggatctatggtcttaaaaataactcgagacgaattacctatggagtAGGGTGTGTAgggaggatgccttctctgtaccctttatcctctcttggtttatATCAGTGTGAAACCGATAGTAGAGAATACCTTAGTCACCTATAAAgcctttctttttcaaaaattcttgtATCTGCTCAGTTTGGTTCGATTAAAATCTGTACTGGATTATTATGTTCCGATGTCAGATCATGTTTACAAGAGCATCGTCTCACATATGTCGCCATTTCTCACTCCTTACTAATAGTTTTTCTAGTCAAAGGAATTTGTACATGCCCCGATGCTTTAAAAAAAGCCCAGCTTTTACTGTTAGCTACTTAGTGTGGATtctaaataagaaaagaaaacatttaagtCCATCCAAATACTCGACAAATAAAGCAAGTAGATCAAAAAGCGAATCGCGTTGAGCACATAGTTGCGCTAGATTGTAATAGTCAGCTGTACTTTTAAAACGCACGAAAGCGAGGCATGGTTTTAACAATATTAACCGATAATGAATACCTTTGGCTTTGCCGTGTACGGAGCGCTTGTTTTATTCCTTGGCTCTGAAGCACTGTTACTGTTGTTCCTTTTTATAGATCTTGACTCATTTTTGTTCACATCCTGCATTATCCTTGGCTTCGGTGAATTCGATGCGAGCGCCCCATTTGGTTTCCGTGTTTTATGAAGACCAACTGGTACCATAACAAATCCTTTAACTTTAGTTTGGAATGGTGTCGCCTGTTCATCCAACTCTGTCTTCGGTGTACAGCAAGCACTTTTCATTTTCGGCTTAACGTGGACAACGTCTGACTGATTGAAAATTATTAAGGTAACTGCTGCCAATATGAAGCACAGAAGGAAGACTATTTTGGCCCTTGACAATGCCATACCAGTAACCTGgccctacaaaaaaaaaagaaatgaaacctGCTTTTAGCCAAACGTTAATAGCAGTGATAGAGCCACCTTATAAGGCTTTCAAAAGTGAATACATCGTGAAAAAGAGAGACCAAATTCCTTGTTCAAGTAAGAGCTTCGTCAGGATATATGATCCCTTCATATGATGGCCGTTTTTAAGCAACGCGCGTCAAACGTAAGTGAGCCTTTGAaacttttaatatgccttgacgcaaCCAAATTCTTTTCTCTTAAAGAGATGATTTGCCCAAAGATTTGTTTAAAATCACGGCTCAAGAATGCAAAAAGCCCATTTCCGGCTGGCGTGCGTCGTTCCGAAACGTCGCTAATTAAACTCCCTATTGGGTGTATGGGGATCACCAACAAAACTTCTTCAAGTTTTGCAGTGACGGGGTACATGGCCGCGCCACACAAAAAATTCTTATGTAGAGGGGGCGGGGTCATCATATATACCAGCCCTGGCCTCCCCCATAAAATATGAACGGTCGTTTTATTGTCCTGCCCTAAACAACGCCAggcaaagaaactgttttagaTTCTGTTTTGATCTAGTAGTTTGCTCCCACCCGACTCGATCAGCCTTGCcgtatattttttgtttcactagtaatagcctgtgtacagatgtCTCCCTTCTCTCAGGAAAATCGAGGGGAGGGACGTCTGATCTGTACATAGGCTAACTAGTAAGTGAGTGTAAGTAAAAGGATAAAATCCAAGTTCTTTCCGCCTTTCATAGAAACCTTAGCATTTACGCCTTCTCCATCTCCGCCTTCTTTAAAATAAGCCGAAagctgcgaaaacagccgtttctccttgctcttaGCCGCCGGAGACGTCTGCGTCTCCTGGACAaaattccataatgatgacgtaaatcgatgtttacataaaaaatccggtagtcatggggtttcAAACGctaatttgttcaattttacggtTCTCCTGGTCGACTTTttttcagtgacagaaattccatattgatgacgtaaaaaaatgtttacagaataataaatccggtagtcatggggttccaaatgcaaatttgttcaattttacttttctcctggtcgattttggtaaagtgttgtgtccatctgcgaacgagctccagcaaaactcaaattctccttctagagaagactatattcctcAAATATTGACTCCTTTATTAGAGATTCATCGCCTTTATACTTCATCTTTGtggtcttttgtctgtcattcgtaaacaatagctaaaacaataatagagacctttagcatcaggcaaaccgcagttacgcgtttgcagttttgcgttgccgagatttcaaactttagcaaggcgttcagttcagttcagttcagttcatttttatttagtcaaaatataataca encodes:
- the LOC140937228 gene encoding beta-1,3-galactosyl-O-glycosyl-glycoprotein beta-1,6-N-acetylglucosaminyltransferase 3-like, whose protein sequence is MPNNVYCIHIDKKSPEVFRKAIQAIIRCLPNVFIAANSVDVLWGHITVVQAQFSCMEELLKSQVKWKYYISLVGQDFPLYDNKQVVKALQALNNTNNIESFPMPKSQLYRNKFVFILKKRRMYNTKKQKGPPPHNISIYKGSTHIIAIREFVEFVLYSQIGKDFYEFLKDSQIPDETIYSSLQRHPGVPGGINGNQPTWIPRALYWIGKETRGICRGKWVRQLCWITFQDLRWALGEKKKDKLFVHKVPFKFNDELIECILVARQGRKYDTSMWKEEKRIYNTTSVYHSTKVAPTVMANGNLNIAKEKRTELLNKQKSKNGR